GGATTAGCAAGCGGGTAGTCAGGTTAACACCGATTGGGAATATCAAGGGGTAATGCTAATTAAACCTAATGTGAATTTGAACTATGACAAATATTATCTTTTGGAAATCGAACACAGATAAACACAGATGTACACCGATAATTTATCTGTATTCGTCTGTGGTCGTTTCTACCATAAAACAGTTTTCTTGCAAGAATTCTATTAGTTAGTACAACTTAAACGTAAGTTCAGATTTTTGATTTTGGATTCTTATGGCAGTACGTACACCATTAACAGTAATTACCGGGCCGTTGGGAAGCGGCAAAACAACACTGCTGCGTCATATCCTTGACACTTTCCCCAAAAAGATTGCCATTTTGATGAACGAATTTGGCGAAATAGCGATCGATACCAAAATCATTCAAGGTAAAAACGTTCAAATGGCAGATTTGGGTGGTGGTTGTGTTTGCTGTTCGCTACTAGGTGAATTTGAAGCCGCCGTGAATGAAATCATAGATAATGTTGATCCCGATTACATCGTCGTGGAAACAACCGGAGTCGCAGAACCGGATGCTTTAGTTTTTGATATTCAAGAAAGTTTACACAGAGTAAGGCTGGATGGAGTGATTACAGTTATTGATGCCGATGCCATGATTAAATATCCCTCCATTGGTCACACAACGCGAATTCAAATTGAAGCTGCGGACACTATTCTTTTAAACAAGGTTGATTTAGTTTCTGAAACTGAATTGCAAACAATTGAGAGAAAGTTAAATTCTATTAATGGAACTGCTGCGATTGTACATACTGTACGGGGTAAAGTAGATGCAGAGTTGCTATTTGGTATAAGTCACGAAAAAGTACAAGCACCACCACACCACGTCCATCAACCAGAATTTGAATCATTTAGTTATAACTCTTCTGCTAATTTTAATCGCCAGTGCTTTGAAGAATTTGCTGATAGTTTAGGAACTGAAATTTATCGCGCCAAAGGATTTATCAAGTTTTTAGAAGGCGTTTATTTGTTTAATTTTGTAGCTGGACGTTGGGAATTAGAGTTATTTCCACAAACAGCAACGGAATTAGTTTTTATTGGTAAAGACTTAAGATTGATTAAATCAGAAATTATCAATAGATTAAAATTATGTGAACAATGAAATACTACTTTTGTATATAAATAATATTGAATAAACTGTAGAGAACATAGAGAACACAGAGAAAATTAAGATTGAGAAATTTATGCGTTACGAATTTTTGGAAGATATTGCCACTGCTGATACTGCCTTTTGTGCTTGGGGAGAAGATTTGCAAAAGCTTTTTAAAGCAGCAGGTAATGCCACAATTAATACTATGATTGAAAATTTGGATTCGATAGAACCAAAAGAAACGCGAAATATCAGCTTGGATAATGATGAATTAGATCTCTTACTATTTAATTTTCTGCAAGAACTAATTTATTACAAAGACAGCGAACAACTTTTGTTACGAACACAGCAAATTAATTTTGAGGAGAAAGACGGTAACTATCACCTGAGTGCTGTACTCCAAGGAGAAAAACTTGACCCTCAACGCCATCAACAGTTAGTAGATGTGAAAGCTGTCACTTTACATCAGTTTCAAGTAGAAAAAATCAGTGATGGTTGGAGGGCAATGGTGATTCTTGATATTTAGTTTAAACTTTGAGATGAAGACTAAAGATCACACAGCTTTGAACCAAAATTAGAGAGCGATCGCTAGATAAAATGCTAACTGCATAACGCAAATAATGAATTGCTTGAGGATCGAACTTTTAGTCAAACTCTGCGCCCCATTGCGTTCTCCTTTGCGATCCTTTGCATTTCAAAACACCAGGTCGCATTTGCTAGTGTAGTAATACAAGCATAATTACCGTTTCTAAAAATTAACAGGTTTAATATGGCTCATTTAAATCTGCGTCGCCCTCAAAATGTCAGTGGCGATTTTTATGTCGATACCACTTGTATCGACTGTGACACTTGCCGTTGGATGGCTCCGGAGGTATTTATTGAAGCTGAGGGCATGTCGGCAGTTTATCATCAACCAACAAACAACAAAGAAAGATTAAAAGCATTGCAAGCACTTTTATCTTGTCCTACTAGTTCAATTGGTACTGTTGATAAGCCTCAAGATATCAAAATTGTTCAGCTAAGCTTTCCGATTCCTGTAGAAGAAAATGTCTATGATTGTGGCTACCATTCGGAAAAATCCTATGGTGGAGCTGGCTACTTTATTCAACGATCAGAAGGTAATGTTTTAATAGATTCTCCTCGCTTTACACCGCCTTTAGTCAAGCGTTTAGAAGAAATGGGGGGAATACGTTATATGTACCTAACTCACATGGATGATGTAGCAGATCATCAAAAGTATGCAGAGCATTTTGGCTGTCAACGTATTTTGCACAAAGATGATATCAATCAGGATACTCGTGATGTCGAAATTCAATTGGCTGGTTCGGAACCTTTTCAGCTTGCTCCTGATTTATTGATTATCCCAGTTCCCGGTCACAGTAAAGGACATACTGTGCTGCTTTACAAACATAAATTTCTCTTTACTGGAGATCATCTCGCTTGGGATGATGAACTTCAGCAGCTAATAGCCTTCCGTAATTATTGTTGGTACTCTTGGTCAGAACTAATTCAGTCTATGCGGAAGTTGGCTAATTATACTTTTGAGTGGGTGCTTCCAGGTCATGGTCGGAGGTATCACACAGATGCAGAAACTATGAAAGAGCAAATGCAAAAGTGTATTGCGTGGATGGAAACTCAATAAGCTAGTTTGAATTTTGTAACCTCAGTCAAGAAATCGGGTTTTAATTCTATGATTAAAACCCGGTTTTTGTGTAAACATCCTCACTTCATCACTAGATAATTCTACAAACAACAATCTATTTCCGGAATTTCATGATGAAAGTTAGTAGTTATTGTGTAGTTGCTTGCCGAATTAATATATGGAACCATTATCCATTAGAGCGATCGCATGATTATTATTAGCAGGACTTAGACAAAAATAAAGCCCTCAGCAACCACCAGCCCAAGTTATCCATTTATGGGACAAACCAGTGTGCATAATTACCCCACTCATTTCTCTTTCAGTTATGGTTGCTCCGGTTATATTAACACCATTGAGTTCTGCTTCATTCAAGTTTGTTTCAATCAGATTTGCTTGATTAAGATTAGCTCCGCTTAAATCCGCACCACTCAATTCTGCTTCACTCAAATTTGCCTTCGTTAAGTTAGCTCTAATTAAATTTGCACCTCGCAAATCTGCACGACTTAAATTAGTTCCCTCGAGGTTAGCATTAATTAAGTCTGCTCCAATCAAGTTGATCTCGCTCAAATTTGCACCGTTCAAATCTGCTCTGGTTAAATCTGCATCCGTCAGATTTGCTCGACTAAAGTTACACCCGCTTAAATTAGCTTGGCTGAGATCTGCTCCACTCAAATCTGCTCCACAAAAATTTGCCCCACTCAAATCTACTTCACGAAGGTTTACTTTATGGAGATTTATACCGACAAAATCCCGTTCTCCTGTTTCATATCGGCTTAGGAGCATATTAAAGTCCATATTATCCACCTCGCAATATTTACAAGTGAGCAAGTTGAGCTTTGAGTTTCACTCCATCCAAACCACACAAGTATTGAGTTGATAGCAACTGAAATTCTTGTTGCTATATCTTGTTCTATTATTTTGCTTGAGTTTTTCGCTCATGACACACTTGCTTAATGGAAATATGCATACCATTTTACAAATTAGTTAACAGTTGACAGTTAACAGTGAACAATAAGCCATTAGATTTAATAACTGATAACTTTCCCCTCCTACTTCATAATTCATAATTTATAATTCATGATTCTTAAAATTTCAAAATATCAATTAGCTTTTGCTTAATTACCTCACTCACGATTTGATTTCCTTGTAGATTGAGATGGATGTGGTCGTGATATAGAGTTTTTGGGTTTTTGGTAGTATTGAATTTCGGTAGAAAATCTATATATGCAATTTGCTGGGTTTTGGTAAATTCACTAAGACGTTGACGTGCTTTAACTTCATAATCGCGAGAACCTGGTGAGCCAATTTCGCGCAATAAGGGAGTCATGACAAGTAGAAATTGGCTATTGCTTTGACGCGTTAATGCTTGAATTTTCCCAATAGCTTCCAAATTTCTACCAACGCGATCGCCACCTTCTTTATGTATTGCTGCTAATTCTGGTATTGGC
Above is a genomic segment from Fischerella sp. JS2 containing:
- a CDS encoding GTP-binding protein, encoding MAVRTPLTVITGPLGSGKTTLLRHILDTFPKKIAILMNEFGEIAIDTKIIQGKNVQMADLGGGCVCCSLLGEFEAAVNEIIDNVDPDYIVVETTGVAEPDALVFDIQESLHRVRLDGVITVIDADAMIKYPSIGHTTRIQIEAADTILLNKVDLVSETELQTIERKLNSINGTAAIVHTVRGKVDAELLFGISHEKVQAPPHHVHQPEFESFSYNSSANFNRQCFEEFADSLGTEIYRAKGFIKFLEGVYLFNFVAGRWELELFPQTATELVFIGKDLRLIKSEIINRLKLCEQ
- a CDS encoding pentapeptide repeat-containing protein yields the protein MDFNMLLSRYETGERDFVGINLHKVNLREVDLSGANFCGADLSGADLSQANLSGCNFSRANLTDADLTRADLNGANLSEINLIGADLINANLEGTNLSRADLRGANLIRANLTKANLSEAELSGADLSGANLNQANLIETNLNEAELNGVNITGATITEREMSGVIMHTGLSHKWITWAGGC
- a CDS encoding archease; translated protein: MRYEFLEDIATADTAFCAWGEDLQKLFKAAGNATINTMIENLDSIEPKETRNISLDNDELDLLLFNFLQELIYYKDSEQLLLRTQQINFEEKDGNYHLSAVLQGEKLDPQRHQQLVDVKAVTLHQFQVEKISDGWRAMVILDI
- a CDS encoding MBL fold metallo-hydrolase gives rise to the protein MAHLNLRRPQNVSGDFYVDTTCIDCDTCRWMAPEVFIEAEGMSAVYHQPTNNKERLKALQALLSCPTSSIGTVDKPQDIKIVQLSFPIPVEENVYDCGYHSEKSYGGAGYFIQRSEGNVLIDSPRFTPPLVKRLEEMGGIRYMYLTHMDDVADHQKYAEHFGCQRILHKDDINQDTRDVEIQLAGSEPFQLAPDLLIIPVPGHSKGHTVLLYKHKFLFTGDHLAWDDELQQLIAFRNYCWYSWSELIQSMRKLANYTFEWVLPGHGRRYHTDAETMKEQMQKCIAWMETQ